The DNA sequence TAGCCCAGCAATCGGTTCATGAAACCAAACCTTGTAGTTGGCTCTTAAGCGCTTGGTATTCTCGGTTACGAAGTCTTCCGCGCGTTGATCCGCCTACGGGTTTTTTTAATCGAATGACAAGCTCTACGAAATTACCATGGGTCTTGTTGCGAGTCATTTCTCGCGCGACTCTTTTAAGACGATTGCGATCTACCGCCCGTTTGGCAAATTTTTTTGCAATTGCAAGACCAAGGTCGGGGATGCCATCCTTTTTTGATTCCGCATATATGGCCCAGGCTCCACTGCTTACTGG is a window from the Polynucleobacter sp. HIN11 genome containing:
- a CDS encoding ribonuclease P protein component, with protein sequence MKSARIQALLRTSPVSSGAWAIYAESKKDGIPDLGLAIAKKFAKRAVDRNRLKRVAREMTRNKTHGNFVELVIRLKKPVGGSTRGRLRNREYQALKSQLQGLVS